A genomic segment from Modestobacter roseus encodes:
- a CDS encoding Rieske (2Fe-2S) protein: MPDRVPATDLPPGAVRPAGPWAVVNTGDRLSAVSRRCRHQLADLAEGSVDADGCLVCPWHQARYDTSTGEMVTGPRGFLGWHGPTPGYTTLVRWFGQVARLRVRRAVRRGDDVVVEG; this comes from the coding sequence GTGCCCGACCGCGTTCCCGCCACCGACCTGCCACCCGGCGCCGTCCGCCCCGCCGGACCGTGGGCGGTGGTCAACACCGGCGACCGGCTGTCCGCCGTGTCCCGGCGCTGCCGCCACCAGCTCGCCGACCTCGCCGAGGGGTCGGTGGACGCCGACGGCTGCCTGGTCTGCCCGTGGCACCAGGCCCGTTACGACACCTCCACCGGCGAGATGGTCACCGGCCCGCGCGGGTTCCTCGGCTGGCACGGCCCGACCCCCGGCTACACCACGCTGGTGCGCTGGTTCGGGCAGGTGGCCCGGCTGCGGGTGCGCCGGGCGGTCCGCCGCGGCGACGACGTCGTCGTCGAGGGGTGA
- a CDS encoding VOC family protein → MPTRDTAWPAGTPCWVDLGTPDVDAARAFYAAFLDWTYTDPGPDAGGYLMCLRDGHQAAGLGPQQDPADPPRWTTYLATDDADATAARVTAAGGSVLAPPMDVGPAGRMAIAADPQGNPFGLWQAGATTGVQVFNEPGSLVWNEAAVDDPAAAREFYTAVFGFAWEELPGEDAYWTFAIGDRPLGGLSGVVEGLPRGWGTCFSVASADEAVRAVESGGGKVLMPAEDTPFGRFAVVADPHGATFSVMQELGG, encoded by the coding sequence ATGCCCACCCGTGACACCGCCTGGCCCGCCGGCACGCCCTGCTGGGTCGACCTCGGCACCCCCGACGTCGACGCCGCCCGCGCGTTCTACGCGGCGTTCCTCGACTGGACCTACACCGATCCCGGTCCCGACGCCGGTGGCTACCTGATGTGCCTGCGGGACGGGCACCAGGCCGCGGGCCTCGGCCCGCAGCAGGACCCTGCCGACCCACCGCGGTGGACGACGTACCTCGCGACCGACGACGCCGACGCGACGGCGGCCCGGGTCACCGCGGCGGGTGGCAGCGTGCTCGCCCCGCCGATGGACGTCGGCCCGGCCGGCCGGATGGCGATCGCCGCCGACCCGCAGGGCAACCCGTTCGGCCTGTGGCAGGCCGGGGCGACGACCGGGGTGCAGGTGTTCAACGAGCCCGGGTCGCTGGTCTGGAACGAGGCCGCCGTCGACGACCCGGCCGCGGCACGGGAGTTCTACACCGCGGTGTTCGGGTTCGCCTGGGAGGAGCTGCCCGGCGAGGACGCGTACTGGACCTTCGCCATCGGCGACCGCCCGCTCGGTGGGCTGAGCGGCGTGGTGGAGGGCCTGCCGCGCGGGTGGGGCACCTGCTTCTCGGTCGCCTCCGCCGACGAAGCGGTGCGGGCGGTCGAGTCCGGCGGCGGCAAGGTGCTGATGCCGGCCGAGGACACCCCGTTCGGCCGGTTCGCCGTCGTCGCCGACCCGCACGGCGCGACGTTCTCGGTGATGCAGGAACTCGGCGGCTGA
- a CDS encoding TPM domain-containing protein, whose translation MRSVVRPLTAGALGLGALLLGAGPALAVEPFAPTEQLVDQADVLSSSEEAEVESALQELQTEDGTQLYVVYVEDFGGLDGDQWAQQAFQAAGLGNNDILFAATTDTEPGRDGYSVGGQSPVTEAGLSDLVSRQVEPQLGSDDWAGGAMTLAEGIRSGAAAGEGGAAGGGDGGGGAALGVLAAIAVVGGGGYALMRSRQRKKRQAAQQQAAAERAAAEAAARDPHHGTPTEQLMFRASEELLALDEAVKTSELDLAYARSQYGEQPVAGFQDALGTSKIELSRSFGIRQELDDDVPEDEPTQRRMLTELLQLTAAASARLDSQAEAYARLRHLEESAPEALAALEPTVAAVRARLPEAERTLEELQQRYARSAWSPVADNVAEARTRADLAEQALAHGRSELDEGRSAGAVPAVRAAEDALAQARTLLDSVGRVAGELAGAGDRFTAVRVETEKDIAEAHALLGRGVDTPGLREQLARAESALTAATDQWRPRDGALPDPLAIVRQLDEADLALEAALEPARDARQQQQRAAAHLQQAVRAADTSIAVAQDFIATRRGAVGSVARTRLAEADRSLDDASRSAAGDPVAALRSAQRADALARQALTQAQQDVEEYMSGGYGGGGYRGGGYRRGPGGLGGGFAGGVAGGMLGGILLGGLGGGYGGGFGGGGGDGGFSGGGSFGGDGGFSGGGSF comes from the coding sequence ATGCGTTCCGTCGTCCGTCCCCTCACCGCCGGCGCCCTCGGGCTGGGCGCCCTGCTGCTCGGGGCCGGGCCGGCCCTTGCCGTCGAGCCGTTCGCGCCCACCGAGCAGCTCGTCGACCAGGCCGACGTGCTCAGCAGCAGCGAGGAGGCGGAGGTCGAGTCGGCGCTGCAGGAGCTGCAGACCGAGGACGGCACGCAGCTCTACGTCGTCTACGTCGAGGACTTCGGCGGGCTCGACGGTGACCAGTGGGCGCAGCAGGCCTTCCAGGCGGCCGGGCTGGGCAACAACGACATCCTGTTCGCCGCCACGACGGACACCGAGCCCGGGCGGGACGGCTACTCCGTCGGTGGCCAGTCGCCCGTCACCGAAGCAGGGCTCAGCGACCTGGTCAGCCGGCAGGTCGAGCCGCAGCTGGGCTCGGACGACTGGGCCGGTGGCGCCATGACCCTCGCCGAGGGCATCCGCTCGGGTGCGGCCGCTGGTGAGGGCGGTGCCGCCGGGGGTGGCGACGGCGGAGGAGGTGCCGCGCTCGGCGTGCTCGCGGCGATCGCCGTCGTCGGCGGCGGCGGGTACGCACTGATGCGCAGCCGGCAGCGCAAGAAGCGGCAGGCGGCCCAGCAGCAGGCCGCTGCCGAGCGCGCCGCAGCCGAGGCGGCCGCCCGCGACCCGCACCACGGCACGCCGACCGAGCAGTTGATGTTCCGGGCCAGCGAGGAGCTGCTGGCGCTGGACGAGGCGGTCAAGACCTCCGAGCTGGACCTCGCCTACGCCCGGTCGCAGTACGGCGAGCAGCCGGTCGCCGGGTTCCAGGACGCGCTGGGCACCTCCAAGATCGAGCTGTCCCGGTCCTTCGGCATCCGCCAGGAGCTCGACGACGACGTCCCCGAGGACGAGCCGACCCAGCGCCGGATGCTCACCGAGCTGCTGCAGCTCACCGCCGCCGCCTCGGCGCGGCTGGACTCCCAGGCGGAGGCCTACGCCCGGTTGCGGCACCTGGAGGAGTCGGCGCCGGAGGCGCTGGCCGCGCTCGAACCCACCGTCGCGGCGGTGCGCGCCCGGCTGCCCGAGGCCGAACGCACGCTGGAGGAGCTGCAGCAGCGTTACGCCCGCAGCGCCTGGTCCCCGGTCGCGGACAACGTGGCCGAGGCGCGGACCCGGGCGGACCTCGCCGAGCAGGCGCTGGCGCACGGCCGGTCGGAGCTCGACGAGGGGCGGTCGGCCGGCGCCGTGCCCGCGGTGCGCGCCGCCGAGGACGCCCTCGCCCAGGCCCGCACGCTGCTGGACTCGGTCGGCCGGGTCGCCGGCGAGCTGGCCGGGGCCGGCGACCGGTTCACCGCGGTGCGGGTGGAGACCGAGAAGGACATCGCCGAGGCGCACGCGCTGCTCGGCCGGGGCGTGGACACCCCGGGGCTGCGCGAGCAGCTGGCCCGCGCGGAGAGCGCGCTCACCGCCGCCACCGACCAGTGGCGGCCGCGCGACGGCGCGCTGCCCGATCCGCTGGCGATCGTGCGGCAGCTCGACGAGGCGGACCTGGCGCTGGAGGCCGCGCTCGAGCCGGCCCGGGACGCCCGGCAGCAGCAGCAACGGGCGGCCGCCCACCTCCAGCAGGCGGTGCGCGCGGCGGACACCTCGATCGCCGTCGCCCAGGACTTCATCGCCACCCGCCGTGGCGCCGTCGGCAGCGTCGCGCGCACCCGGCTCGCCGAGGCCGACCGGAGCCTGGACGACGCCTCGCGGTCGGCCGCGGGCGACCCAGTCGCGGCGCTGCGTTCGGCCCAGCGGGCCGACGCGCTCGCCCGACAGGCGCTGACCCAGGCGCAGCAGGACGTCGAGGAGTACATGTCCGGCGGCTACGGGGGTGGCGGGTACCGGGGTGGCGGGTACCGCCGCGGCCCCGGCGGTCTCGGCGGCGGCTTCGCCGGGGGCGTGGCCGGCGGGATGCTCGGCGGCATCCTGCTCGGCGGCCTCGGTGGTGGCTACGGCGGCGGGTTCGGTGGTGGGGGCGGTGACGGCGGCTTCAGCGGGGGCGGCAGCTTCGGCGGAGACGGGGGCTTCAGCGGCGGCGGCAGCTTCTGA